A region of Anguilla anguilla isolate fAngAng1 chromosome 18, fAngAng1.pri, whole genome shotgun sequence DNA encodes the following proteins:
- the gins1 gene encoding DNA replication complex GINS protein PSF1, giving the protein MFCEKAIELIRELQRMADGQLPAFNEDGIRQVLEEMKALYQQNQSDVNEAKSEGRSELIPTIKFRHCCLFRNQRCIAAYLYDRLLRIRALRWEYGSVLPTAIRFHMCAEELEWFNQYKKSLATYMRSLGGEEGLDITQDVKPPKSLYIEVRCLKDHGEFEIDDGTVILLKKNSQHFLPRWKCEQLIRQGVLEHVVS; this is encoded by the exons ATGTTTTGTGAAAAAGCAATCGAACTGATCAGGGAACTGCAGCGAATGGCCGATGGACAGTTACCTGCTTTCAAC GAAGATGGCATTCGGCAGGTACTTGAGGAGATGAAAGCTTTATATCAGCAGAACCAGAGTGACGT GAACGAGGCCAAGTCCGAGGGCAGGAGCGAGCTGATTCCCACCATCAAGTTCCGCCACTGCTGCCTGTTCAGAAACCAGCGGTGCATCGCTGCGTACCT ctatGACCGGCTCCTTCGCATCCGAGCGCTCCGCTGGGAGTACGGGAGCGTCCTGCCCACCGCCATCCGCTTCCACATGTGCGCCGAGGAG CTGGAGTGGTTTAACCAGTATAAGAAGTCCCTGGCCACCTACATGAGATCactgggaggggaggaggggctggacaTCACTCAGGACGTAAAGCCACCCAAAAGCCTGTACATTGAG GTTCGCTGTCTGAAGGACCACGGGGAGTTTGAGATTGATGACGGCACAGTCATTCTCCTGAAGAAAAATAGCCAG caCTTTCTTCCACGGTGGAAGTGCGAGCAGCTGATTCGCCAGGGCGTGCTGGAGCACGTCGTCTCCTGA